The nucleotide sequence AGCGCGACGACGACTGTCGAGGTCGGCAGCACGAGCGGCAGGGCCGCCCGAAGGGCCACCACCGCGTAGAGGGCGGGGATCACGATCAGCACGTCGCCGAACCGGAGGATGCCCTGCTCGACGACGCCGCCCGCGAGTCCCGCCCAGGCCCCGGCGAGCGCTCCGACGACCAGCGTGACGGCCGTCGCCAGCAAGGCGAGCCCGAGCGACGCCCTCGCGCCGTGAAGTACGCGGGAGAGGACGTCGCGACCGAAGCCGTCGGCGCCCAGCAACAGGACGGGCGGCGATCCCGCCGGCGCGGACCAGGGCAGCGCCGCGCGCCGCGCGGTGTCGACGTCGAAGCGCTGTTCGAGCCGGTCGACCAGCACGAGCGGATGCGCGTAGAAGCCGCCGCCGTCCATGTGGACGCGCATCGGGGGCGCGTAGAGATAGTCGTCGAAGCGCTGGACGGGTCCGTACGGCGCGGCGAACGGGCCGAAGAGCGCGACGGCCGCCAGGGACGCGACCAGCCAGCCCGCCCGATTCATCGGGCGCCCCGCGTCCGCACCCGCGGGTCGACGGCGGCGTGCACGACATCGGCGATCGTCGTGCCGATCGCGAGCGCCACCGCGCCAGCGGCGCCGCAGCCGGCGACGAGCCAGACGTCGCGTGCGCGCAGCGCATCCATCATGAGCCGTCCGATGCCCGGCCAGGCCGTCACGATCTCCACCACGAAGCTGCCGCTGAACAGGCCGCCGACGATCACGCCGTAGGTGCCGAGGACGGGCGCGAGGGACACTGGCCAGGCGTGACGCCGAACCGCCGCGTCCACGTCGAGTCCGCGCGCCCGGCTGGCAACCACGAACGGGCGGCCCATCACCTCGCCAATGGCGCCGGCCTGCAGACGCTCCAGCGTGGCGGCCAGGGGCAGCGCGAGCGCGAGCGTCGGCACCGGCAGGTGCCGCGCGAGGTCCACGGCCCACGCGACACCCGTCACTCCGGCCGACGTCATGCCGCCGGCCGGCAGCCAGCCCGTGACGGCCGCCACGTAGACCAGCGCGAGGGCACCGACGAGCGGGGGCACGGAGAGCACGGCCAGCGACACGGCGCGCACGGCACGGCTCCCGCGGTCCGTCCTGGAGCCGGCGTATCGTCCAAGCGGCACGCCGATGGCCGTGGCCACGACGAGGGAGACGACCGCCAGGAGACCGGTGTTGAGGAAGCGCTCGCCCACCAGGTCGGCGACCGGGCGGCGAAACAGCGTCGAGCGGCCGAGGTCCAGCCGGAGCAGCCCGCGGAGCCAGTGGCCGTACTGCACGAGAAACGGCTGGTCGAGGCCGAGCTCGGCGCGCAGCGCCGCCCGCTCCGCGTCCGTCTGGTCCAGTCCGGCCACCGTGGCGGCATCGCCGGGGGCACTCCTGGCGAGCACCAGCGTGAGCGACGCCACGACCAGCGCGAAGACAGCGCCGCCCGCCACCCGACGCGCCGCGAACCACGCCAGCGACATGGACGCTACGGCGCGGACCCGACCACGCTGAGCGTGTCGGCGCTCCAGAGCAGTTGGGGCCGGTTCACGGTCGGCACCTCGTGTCGCACACGGGAGCTGACGGCGACGTACACCCGGGGCGCGGCGAAGTAGAGCGCCGGCAGGTGCCGGCTGAACACGAGTTGGGCGTCGCGGAACAGGCGGACGCGCTCGGCCTCGTCGACGGCGGCGGCCTGGCGCGTGACGAGGTCGTCCAGCTCGCGTTCCCAGTCCGTGGCCGGCGTGGGTTCCGCGATGTTCCAGATGTGCGCGCTGCCGCTGCTCATCCAGAAGTCCCGCTGCATCGCAGGATCGGGATCCGACGTGACGTAATTGAAGAAGATCGCCTCGAACGAGCCGGACATCAGGCGCTCGATGAGCGCGCCGGGCTCGAGCGGCACGACGTCCACGCCGATGCCGACCGCTTCGAGGCTTTCCTTCAGCACCTGCGCGCCGCGCTGAAGCGACGTATTGGATTTGAAGGTCAGGACGGTGAAGCGCGCCTCGTTCCCCGCCTCGTCTTCGAGGAACGCGTCGGCGTCCCGGTTCGCGAGCCCGAGACTCGCCAGGAGCGCTTCGGCCTTCGACCGGTCGAACGCGTAGCGTGGCAGGTCCGGCCAGAACCACTGGCGGTTTCCCGGAGTGACGGGGCCGTGCACGGGGACGGCCGCGCCCAGGTAGACCGTGTTGGCGTAGGCCTCGCGGTCGACGGCGTGGCTGATGGCCTGCCGGAACTCGTCGGTGGGCAGCCACCTCCGACGAGGGTCCTTCGCCCACGCGCTTGGCCGCAGGTTGAAGAAGAAGACGTCCGGGTCGAGGGCCACGCCGACCTCGATCACCCGGACCGCCCCTTGGCGCTCGAGGTCCCGGGCCCTGGCGTAGTCCTCGGCGCGCAGCTGCTGCTGGGTGAGGTCGAGGCGCCCCGCTTGCAGCCCCAGCAGCTCGGCGTTCTGGTCGGGCACGATCTCGACGACGAGGCCATCGAGGTACGGCAGGGGCTGGCCGGCCTCGTCGCGGCGCCAGTAGTGGGGGTTGCGGGCCAGAATCAGCCGCTGTCCCGGCTCGTAGGAGCTCAGGACGAACGGCCCCATCCCGCTCATCTCGGCCGGTGGAGTCGTCGGTCCCCATGCCTGGGACATCGTGCCGTCGGCCTGGGCCCGTCCGAGACGGTGCTTGGGCAGAATGACGAAGTTGTCGAGCAGACGGAGACCGGGCCCGAAGGGCTTGGGGAACGTGACCACGACGGTGCGGCTGTCCGGCGTCGCGACGGTGAGCGGCTGATCGTCGATCAGGAGGTTCCCGGCCAGGACGCTCTTGACGGCGGGGTCGGCGATGGCGGCGAACGTGAACGCCACGTCCTCTGCGGTGAACGGCTCGCCGTCTGACCAGCGGAGTCCCTCCCGCAACACCAGCGTGTAGACGAGCCCATCGGGAGACGACGTCCAGCGCTCCGCCAGCCACGGCTCGAGTTCCTGGGTGGCCCGGTTGACCCGCACCAGGCGGGCCTGCGTCAGGAGCGTGACGAACTCGGTCGCGTAATCGCGCGAGACCAGCCGGTTGAACGACCGGGGTTCGGAGCGGAGCGAGGCGACGAGCGTGCCGCCCCGGACGGGCGCCTCGACGGCGGGGCGTGACGGGCCGGGGCCAGGCCGTCGGTCGCTCCACCAGAAGAGGGCGACGAGCCCAACCACGATCACGGCGACGAGGGGAAATCGCGAGTGTCGGTTCACTTGTTGGCCGACCGGCCAAGATGTTGGCCGATCGCCTTTCTTACCGCTTTCATCGAAGAAAGCGGGAGGTTTGCACGCAGATTTTGCGATCGTCGCAGTTTCTGCGGCAGCAGCCAATCCGTTGACCGGCTGCGCCGTTCGGGGAGCGCCCCGAGACCGGCTGCCAT is from Vicinamibacterales bacterium and encodes:
- a CDS encoding ABC transporter permease translates to MNRAGWLVASLAAVALFGPFAAPYGPVQRFDDYLYAPPMRVHMDGGGFYAHPLVLVDRLEQRFDVDTARRAALPWSAPAGSPPVLLLGADGFGRDVLSRVLHGARASLGLALLATAVTLVVGALAGAWAGLAGGVVEQGILRFGDVLIVIPALYAVVALRAALPLVLPTSTVVVALAAILVLLGWPRVARGVWSIVRAEVREEYVQAARALGASRWRIVTRHLLPACGGFLGVQTALLVPSFVLTEATLSYVGLGFPETIPSWGTALSEAANVSALARAPWMLAPALAIFLVVLATNVLLGRTSPSAAEAAQPR
- a CDS encoding ABC transporter permease, translated to MSLAWFAARRVAGGAVFALVVASLTLVLARSAPGDAATVAGLDQTDAERAALRAELGLDQPFLVQYGHWLRGLLRLDLGRSTLFRRPVADLVGERFLNTGLLAVVSLVVATAIGVPLGRYAGSRTDRGSRAVRAVSLAVLSVPPLVGALALVYVAAVTGWLPAGGMTSAGVTGVAWAVDLARHLPVPTLALALPLAATLERLQAGAIGEVMGRPFVVASRARGLDVDAAVRRHAWPVSLAPVLGTYGVIVGGLFSGSFVVEIVTAWPGIGRLMMDALRARDVWLVAGCGAAGAVALAIGTTIADVVHAAVDPRVRTRGAR
- a CDS encoding ABC transporter substrate-binding protein, with the protein product MIVVGLVALFWWSDRRPGPGPSRPAVEAPVRGGTLVASLRSEPRSFNRLVSRDYATEFVTLLTQARLVRVNRATQELEPWLAERWTSSPDGLVYTLVLREGLRWSDGEPFTAEDVAFTFAAIADPAVKSVLAGNLLIDDQPLTVATPDSRTVVVTFPKPFGPGLRLLDNFVILPKHRLGRAQADGTMSQAWGPTTPPAEMSGMGPFVLSSYEPGQRLILARNPHYWRRDEAGQPLPYLDGLVVEIVPDQNAELLGLQAGRLDLTQQQLRAEDYARARDLERQGAVRVIEVGVALDPDVFFFNLRPSAWAKDPRRRWLPTDEFRQAISHAVDREAYANTVYLGAAVPVHGPVTPGNRQWFWPDLPRYAFDRSKAEALLASLGLANRDADAFLEDEAGNEARFTVLTFKSNTSLQRGAQVLKESLEAVGIGVDVVPLEPGALIERLMSGSFEAIFFNYVTSDPDPAMQRDFWMSSGSAHIWNIAEPTPATDWERELDDLVTRQAAAVDEAERVRLFRDAQLVFSRHLPALYFAAPRVYVAVSSRVRHEVPTVNRPQLLWSADTLSVVGSAP